A genomic window from Quercus lobata isolate SW786 chromosome 10, ValleyOak3.0 Primary Assembly, whole genome shotgun sequence includes:
- the LOC115965225 gene encoding putative disease resistance RPP13-like protein 1 has product MGRKRDRFWDYAEDLKGRFKCNYCKREFPGGASRIKSHLAGVKGCDILICGFVPEDVQKEAYEATQGTNKKLKNASISSSDKGSTIPSTSISTIQKEKIVTQSEEEYIDEIVLDDVVGRLVTKAFSLATNDIIFKWGFKEELENLFYSLYKIKVVLYQKRQVSDEFVRIWLMELRNVAYEVDNVLDKFDYEIIRQKVQPQSQMIDQVCSFSFYDHNKVKTIKQSLDKLVADVAGFGLRIELLKSIIKIRLDKNEDSFLNDSEVIGREFDVVKIVNELISSSNQQVISVLPIVGMVGLGKTTLAKVLYNHGEIKKHFDVLAWVHVGGNFDVEEISRKIHESLKIDLTNLEKKKYFLVLDDIWIEDCDKWDILRNHLVGINSNTRINIIVTTRSDKVAQIMGTLPPHHLEKLSKGDCWSILKERVFADEGKSLTFDLEASGREIAIKCRGVPLVARVLGEAMYFKCDKSEWLAIQNDKIWHLLYDDNAGIFPTLKLWFDNLPIPSLKQCFAYCAIFPKDYDMKKDKIIRYWMAEGFLEPVEEANMAMEDIGNMYFNILLTTSFFQNARKDAYGNIISCKMHDLVHDFALSISKHGTLILDRDSTDEATQESSYHREDFIKLHSLFSENFDFNNMLSNFKCLRVLKLHGVSIRGFPDSIEPIIHLRLLHILDPEIEELPKSITKLYNLQTLIIEGYERELPEDLSNLIKLRHILLNSSEIINTPKNMSMLTCLQTLSFFAVDSEDGYRITELGALKNLKGEIVIKNLKKVKDEEEAKSAKLKEKEISNLGLYWKEDEEDDMYDREEDMYDKDEKVLEGLQPHPNLKRLTIFGYGGKKFPSWVGLSSLYHNLIEITLYECSNCEEVPTLGQLPCLRVLEMEEMGEVRCIGSEFYFYSDGSYRNTTTLFPALRILKLVEMETLVEWKDAKELTTADEVLFVFPCLEELTTADSLCTCVSFQKLVVEGCRELRSLPGVRSIIRSGIEDPPSGLQYLENGDCRRLPSSSTSSIHPSQRVVGLSSLYHNLIEIDLRFCNECEEVPTLGQLPCLRVLEIIGMGKVRCIGSEFYFYSDGSYRNTTTILFPALRILKLESLRELEEWKDAKELTTADEVLFVFPCLQELTLRSCYKLRDLPDSLRVSLQKLVVWHCPELRSLPGVRSSGLQYLENGDCRRLPSSSTSSIHPSLQKLKLSRCRDLPLDQIQYFIALKILWIESFQAIESLPDELGNLSSLQKLYIVDCLKLVHLPTGEAMRCLTQLKMLEIYRCPNLEDNERIKISHVPLVKIINDRWPYCSDFYG; this is encoded by the exons ATGGGAAGAAAGAGAGATCGATTTTGGGACTACGCTGAGGACCTAAAGGGTCGTTTCAAATGTAACTATTGTAAACGTGAATTCCCTGGAGGTGCATCAAGGATTAAATCACACTTGGCTGGAGTTAAAGGGTGTGATATTCTTATATGTGGTTTTGTGCCTGAAGATGTACAAAAAGAAGCTTATGAAGCAACTCAAGGGActaacaaaaaacttaaaaatgctTCAATCTCAAGTAGTGATAAGGGGAGTACAATCCCCTcaacttcaatttcaacaattcaaaaggaaaaaattgtcACACAG AGCGAGGAAGAATATATAGATGAAATTGTGCTCGATGATGTTGTGGGTAGACTGGTAACCAAAGCGTTTTCACTTGCCACAAATGATATCATTTTTAAGTGGGGTTTTAAGGAGGAGCTGGAAAATCTTTTTTACTCATTATACAAGATTAAAGTTGTGTTATATCAAAAGAGGCAAGTAAGTGATGAGTTTGTAAGGATCTGGTTAATGGAGCTTAGGAATGTAGCTTATGAAGTTGATAATGTGCTAGACAAATTTGACTATGAGATCATTCGGCAAAAGGTACAACCTCAAAGCCAAATGATAGATCAGGTATGTAGCTTTTCGTTCTACGATCACAATAAAGTTAAGACCATCAAACAATCGTTGGATAAACTTGTGGCTGATGTAGCTGGCTTTGGTCTTAGAATAGAGTTGTTGAAGTCAATCATCAAGATTAGGTTGGACAAGAATGAGGATTCATTCCTCAATGATTCAGAAGTTATTGGAAGAGAATTTGATGTTGTAAAGATAGTGAACGAACTTATTAGTTCAAGCAATCAACAAGTTATATCTGTTCTTCCTATTGTGGGTATGGTAGGTCTTGGAAAGACAACTTTAGCAAAGGTATTGTATAACCATGGAGAAATAAAGAAACACTTTGATGTGCTAGCGTGGGTACATGTTGGTGGAAATTTTGATGTTGAAGAAATTTCAAGAAAGATTCATGAATCTCTCAAAATAGACTTGACTAatttagaaaagaagaaatactTTCTTGTACTGGATGATATTTGGATTGAAGACTGTGATAAATGGGATATTTTAAGGAATCACTTGGTAGGGATTAATTCAAATACTAGAATTAACATTATTGTGACAACGCGTAGTGACAAAGTAGCACAGATTATGGGGACACTTCCTCCACATCACTtggaaaaattatcaaaagGTGATTGTTGGTCTATATTAAAAGAAAGAGTATTTGCAGATGAAGGAAAATCACTAACTTTTGATTTGGAGGCTAGTGGAAGGGAGATTGCTATAAAATGTAGAGGGGTTCCATTGGTTGCAAGAGTTTTAGGAGAAGCAATGTActttaaatgtgataaaagcGAATGGTTAGCAAtacaaaatgataaaatttggCATTTGTTGTATGATGATAATGCTGGTATCTTTCCAACGCTAAAGTTATGGTTTGATAATCTTCCAATACCATCTTTGAAGCAATGTTTTGCATATTGTGCAATTTTTCCTAAAGATTATGACATGAAAAAGGACAAAATAATTCGGTATTGGATGGCTGAAGGGTTTCTTGAACCAGTTGAAGAAGCTAATATGGCAATGGAGGATATTGGTAACATgtatttcaatattttgttgACCACTTCCTTTTTTCAAAATGCTAGAAAGGATGCCTATGGTAATATTATTAGTTGCAAAATGCATGATTTGGTGCATGATTTCGCCCTCTCAATTTCAAAACATGGAACTCTGATTTTGGACAGAGATTCAACGGATGAAGCAACACAAGAAAGTTCATATCATAGAGAAGATTTCATAAAATTGCACTCATTGTTTtcagaaaattttgactttaacaacatgttatcaaattttaaatgctTACGTGTTTTAAAATTACATGGGGTTAGTATAAGAGGGTTTCCAGATTCAATTGAGCCGATAATACATTTGAGGCTTCTTCACATCTTGGACCCTGAAATTGAAGAATTACCAAAATCCATCACCAAACTCTACAATTTGCAAACTTTAATAATTGAAGGCTacgaaagagagcttccagaggaCCTAAGCAATTTGATTAAGTTAAGACATATTCTTCTTAACAGCAGTGAAATTATAAATACGCCTAAAAATATGAGTATGTTGACTTGCCTTCAAACATTGTCATTTTTTGCTGTGGATTCAGAGGATGGTTATCGGATTACAGAATTGGGAGCTTTAAAGAATCTCAAAGGAGAAATAGTAATAAAGAATCTAAAGAAGGTGAAAGATgaggaagaagccaaaagtgcaaaattaaaagaaaaggaaatatcCAACTTGGGATTATACTGGAAAGAGGACGAAGAGGACGACATGTATGACAGAGAAGAGGACATGTATGATAAAGATGAAAAGGTGTTGGAAGGCCTCCAGCCTCACCCAAATTTGAAAAGATTAACAATCTTTGGGTATGGAGGAAAGAAATTCCCATCATGGGTTGGTTTGTCTTCGCTATATCACAATTTGATTGAGATCACTTTATACGAATGCTCCAATTGTGAAGAAGTTCCCACTCTGGGGCAATTACCCTGTCTTAGGGTTCTTGAAATGGAAGAAATGGGGGAGGTAAGATGTATAGGAAGTGAGTTTTACTTTTACAGTGATGGGAGTTACAGAAATACTACTACATTATTTCCGGCATTGAGAATACTCAAATTGGTGGAGATGGAAACCCTAGTAGAGTGGAAGGATGCAAAGGAGTTGACAACCGCAGATGAGGTGTTGTTTGTGTTTCCTTGCCTTGAG GAGTTGACAACCGCAG ACTCACTGTGCACCTGCGTTTCCTTTCAGAAGTTGGTAGTAGAGGGTTGTCGTGAACTGAGGTCATTGCCAGGTGTCCGGTCCATAATAAGGAGTGGTATTGAAGACCCACCCAGTGGGTTACAATATTTGGAGAATGGGGATTGTCGTCGTCtgccttcttcttctacttcctcCATTCACCCCTCCCAGCGGGTTGTTGGTTTGTCTTCGCTATATCACAATTTGATTGAGATCGATTTGAGATTTTGTAATGAATGTGAAGAAGTTCCCACTCTGGGGCAATTACCCTGTCTTAGGGTTCTTGAAATAATAGGAATGGGGAAGGTAAGATGTATAGGAAGTGAGTTTTACTTTTACAGTGATGGGAGTTACAGAAATACTACTACAATATTATTTCCGGCATTGAGAATACTCAAATTGGAGAGCTTGCGTGAGCTAGAAGAGTGGAAGGATGCAAAGGAGTTGACAACCGCAGATGAGGTGTTGTTTGTGTTTCCTTGCCTTCAGGAGTTGACCCTTAGAAGTTGTTATAAACTGAGAGATTTGCCAGACTCACTGCGTGTTTCCCTTCAGAAGTTGGTAGTATGGCATTGTCCTGAGCTGAGGTCATTGCCAGGTGTCCGGTCCAGTGGGTTACAATATTTGGAGAATGGGGATTGTCGTCGTCtgccttcttcttctacttcctcCATTCACCCCTCCCTCCAAAAGCTAAAGCTATCACGGTGTCGGGATCTCCCGCTGGACCAAATTCAATACTTCATTGCCCTTAAAATTCTGTGGATAGAGTCTTTTCAAGCAATCGAATCTTTGCCAGATGAGTTGGGCAATCTTTCCTCTCTTCAAAAGCTGTATATTGTGGATTGCTTGAAGCTGGTGCATCTGCCCACCGGGGAAGCCATGCGATGCCTCACCCAATTGAAAATGCTGGAGATTTATCGTTGCCCCAATTTGGAAGACAATGAGCGGATCAAGATTAGCCACGTTCCATTGGTTAAAATCATTAATGATCG GTGGCCATATTGCTCTGATTTCTATGGCTAA